From Rutidosis leptorrhynchoides isolate AG116_Rl617_1_P2 chromosome 3, CSIRO_AGI_Rlap_v1, whole genome shotgun sequence, a single genomic window includes:
- the LOC139897685 gene encoding mitochondrial outer membrane protein porin of 36 kDa-like has protein sequence MAKGPGLYPDIGKKARDLLYRDYQSDHKFSLTTYTANGISITSSGSKKGEFFLADVNTKLISKNITTDIKVDTGSRVFTTITIDEPAPGLKTILSFVVPDQKSGKVELQYLHEHAGISTSIGLTASPIVNFSGVAGTNTLALGTDVSFDTATGNFIKYNAGLSFSTSDLIASLTLNDKADSLTASYYHTLSPLTNTAVGAEFTHGFSSNENSLTIGSQHSLDPLTTVKARVNNFGIASALLQHEWRPKSLITISGEVDTRAIEKSAKVGLALALKP, from the exons ATGGCGAAAGGTCCAGGTCTCTATCCTGATATCGGCAAAAAAGCCAGAG ATCTTTTGTACAGAGATTACCAGAGCGACCATAAGTTTTCTCTCACAACATACACCGCCAACGGAATT TCTATCACTTCATCTGGATCTAAGAAGGGTGAATTCTTTTTGGCTGATGTCAACACGAAACTGATCAGCAAAAACATCACTACTGATATCAAAGTGGACACAGGCTCCAGG GTTTTCACAACCATCACTATTGATGAACCTGCACCTGGGCTGAAGACGATCCTCAGCTTCGTTGTTCCTGATCAAAAATCTGGCAAG GTTGAACTTCAATACTTGCATGAGCATGCTGGAATCAGTACCAGCATCGGTTTGACCGCCAGCCCCATAGTCAACTTCTCTGGTGTCGCTGGGACCAACACCCTTGCGCTCGGGACCGACGTTTCGTTTGATACTGCTACTGGGAATTTCATCAAGTACAATGCGGGCCTGAGTTTCTCCACTTCCGACCTCATTGCTTCCTTAACACT GAATGATAAAGCTGACAGCCTTACTGCATCATACTACCACACTTTAAGCCCACTAACCAACACGGCTGTGGGTGCGGAGTTCACTCATGGTTTCTCGAGTAACGAGAACTCTTTGACAATTGGATCCCAGCACTCTCTTGATCCATTGACTACAGTCAAAGCTCGGGTCAACAATTTCGGTATAGCAAGTGCTCTTCTCCAGCATGAATGGCGCCCGAAATCACTTATCACTATCTCAGGAGAAGTTGATACTAGAGCTATTGAAAAGAGTGCAAAGGTTGGTCTGGCTCTTGCTCTCAAGCCTTGA